In Micromonas commoda chromosome 16, complete sequence, the genomic window gacgggagCGTGATGTGCTACGCGTTCGATTGAAAGCGTTCGATTGAAAGCGCGCCCGGTTTcgcgcgggacgtcgcgcttTGAACGTTCGACGAAGCGTTCACTTCTTGCCCCTCGTTCgcttggcgcccgccgccgtggtcgccgccgtcggcctcttccccttcgcgccgccgccggacgccacccccttcttcttcttcgcgacATTCGCCACGTTCGTCCGATGAAACGTCAGCGTGACCGACTcgctcccggcgccgtcTGGACAATGTTCGGACGCGAACTTCCACTCCCCGTCGTTACCCGCGAATCCCTTGAGTCCCTCCACGTCCGTGACCTCGTTCAGCACGACGTACCTGCACATCGCGCCTCTCGCGGCTTTCGCGTGCACGGCCGGGCCGGGGAACGCGCACGtcaccacggcgacgcccctcTGCTTGAGCGTCTTCTCGACGACCGACTTGAAGTACTCTTGGGACGCGACGTTGACGACGAATCGACCCTCTGCAGGTGCCAACGCCCGCACgtcttcgacgacggcgtcgcatATGGCGTCGCCCCAGAACTCGTACAAGTTGGCGCCCCTGTTCGTGACGAGCTTGGTGCCCATCTCGAGCCTGTACGGCTTGATGGCGTCCAGCGGGCGGAGTAACCCGTTCAGCCCGGAGAGGATGCGAATGTGCTTCTGCGCGAACCGCACTTGGGGTGTCGTCATGGACTCGATCCTCAGCGCCCTGTACGCGGGTCCGTCGAAGGCGTACGCGCACTgcttcgcgggcgcggactcgAAGTTTTGGAACCTGTCGTggttgagcgccgcgatgtcgGCGCTGACGGACATGAGGGACTTGATCTgcgtcgcggtgagctcggcgcaggtggcgacgagcgctTTGGTGTGCGACGCCATCCTGGGTTCCGTCTTTGGGACGGAGGATGGACACGGGGTCTCGTTGAGCGTCTTCGCGGgggagaggaggaggatcggCATCGCGCTGGCcgaccgcccgtcgcgtgcgtcgcgcgtgccccgcgcgttcggtcGATCTGATTCTACGATCTGGCAGGGACGTCAGAGGAAAGCTTCGTCGGGTTTGAGGTTTTCGCGAACCAGCCAGTGCGTGGGGCGCCCGGATGGCGGCATGGGAGCCGGGAGCGTTccgcgcgtcggcaccgcTGCGTGGACCGCCGCTCGGCTCGCGTGGCGCGACagggcgaccgcgtccgcccgcgcgctcatcgccgcccgacgcgccgcagcgggcgcgcccccgtTAACGGATGCGTTAGAGCCCCAGAAAACCCCCCTTGACGCGGGCGTgcacgcgacgcccgcgcatCGCTCCTCGATGTCGCCGAGGGACTGCTGgcccccgggcgcgtcgcaACCGCGCCCGGGGATGGCATCGCGGcacgtcatcgacgacgcgttcgacccgcgcg contains:
- a CDS encoding predicted protein, with the protein product MASHTKALVATCAELTATQIKSLMSVSADIAALNHDRFQNFESAPAKQCAYAFDGPAYRALRIESMTTPQVRFAQKHIRILSGLNGLLRPLDAIKPYRLEMGTKLVTNRGANLYEFWGDAICDAVVEDVRALAPAEGRFVVNVASQEYFKSVVEKTLKQRGVAVVTCAFPGPAVHAKAARGAMCRYVVLNEVTDVEGLKGFAGNDGEWKFASEHCPDGAGSESVTLTFHRTNVANVAKKKKGVASGGGAKGKRPTAATTAAGAKRTRGKK